A region from the Gemmatimonadota bacterium genome encodes:
- a CDS encoding ABC transporter permease → MFTRLDWFVARRYLAARRKGRFLSLITWIALGGVTLGVTALVVVLAVMNGAQRDLRDVILGASPHVMVLQHGAALRMDNWRSVRDSVATVSGVTSASPFVITQVGLNRDRYAQPADLYGISLEAGLGEVTDLEHKLRAPDLLGTPPESGLPGLVLGERLANRMDLFKGDTVQVIALENPRMGPLGDLIPKISYFVVSGTVKTGVYDYDLRNAYADLRYVQQLLDIGTEDQVSGISAQVSEPFEADQVAARVQEKLGFPYLTQSWITQNEALFSALKLEKLAMFVILFLIVVVAAFNIVSTLVMVVADRTREIGILKSMGMTDQGILRVFLLQGVWIGVIGTVVGAVSGLVLALLLKRFPIITLPADVYTLDRLPVALDPWDVARIVLGSVLISVLATIYPSLQASRLQPVEAIRHE, encoded by the coding sequence ATGTTCACCCGACTCGACTGGTTCGTTGCGCGGCGCTATCTCGCGGCCAGACGCAAGGGTCGCTTCCTTTCGCTGATCACGTGGATCGCGTTGGGAGGCGTGACGCTGGGCGTCACGGCCCTGGTGGTGGTCCTCGCCGTCATGAATGGAGCACAGCGTGACCTGCGCGACGTCATCCTGGGGGCGAGCCCCCATGTGATGGTGCTGCAGCACGGCGCGGCACTTCGCATGGACAACTGGCGCTCCGTGCGAGATTCGGTTGCCACCGTGTCCGGAGTGACCTCTGCCTCGCCGTTCGTGATCACGCAGGTGGGGCTCAACCGCGATCGGTACGCCCAACCCGCGGACCTCTACGGAATCTCCTTGGAGGCCGGGCTGGGAGAAGTCACCGACCTGGAGCATAAGCTGCGTGCTCCGGACCTGCTCGGCACCCCTCCGGAGAGCGGCCTTCCTGGTCTGGTGCTCGGCGAAAGGCTGGCCAATCGCATGGATCTCTTCAAGGGAGACACCGTGCAAGTGATCGCCCTCGAGAATCCGCGCATGGGTCCGCTGGGCGACCTGATTCCCAAGATCAGCTATTTCGTCGTGAGCGGCACGGTGAAGACCGGCGTCTACGACTACGATCTCCGCAATGCGTACGCCGACCTGCGGTACGTGCAGCAGTTGCTGGACATCGGGACCGAAGATCAAGTCTCCGGCATCAGCGCCCAGGTCTCCGAGCCTTTCGAGGCCGACCAGGTGGCGGCCCGGGTCCAGGAGAAGTTGGGCTTCCCCTACCTGACGCAGAGTTGGATCACACAGAACGAGGCGTTGTTCTCGGCTCTGAAGCTCGAGAAGCTGGCCATGTTCGTCATCCTGTTCCTCATCGTTGTGGTCGCGGCGTTCAACATCGTCAGCACGCTGGTGATGGTGGTCGCCGACCGGACGCGTGAGATCGGGATCCTCAAGTCGATGGGCATGACCGATCAGGGCATTCTGCGGGTCTTCCTCCTGCAGGGAGTCTGGATCGGTGTGATCGGCACGGTGGTGGGGGCGGTGAGCGGGTTGGTGTTGGCCCTGCTGCTGAAGCGCTTTCCCATCATCACCCTTCCGGCGGACGTCTATACCCTCGACCGACTTCCGGTGGCGCTCGATCCCTGGGACGTCGCCCGCATCGTGCTGGGAAGTGTGTTGATCTCGGTGCTGGCCACCATCTATCCGTCCCTGCAGGCGTCCCGGCTCCAGCCCGTCGAGGCCATTCGCCATGAATGA
- a CDS encoding UvrB/UvrC motif-containing protein translates to MTCENCGAADAVVHFMHIEKNEMSTMHLCEKCAAEKGVDTQPPPSSLALSSLLEQVGEVADRESAELVGQCEFCGLTLADFRKSGRFGCPHCYVSFESGLRKLLRRVHGSSRHVGKVYLSPGAASPDRERRLERLRLKLQRAVDGEDFERAAQIRDQIRALDAS, encoded by the coding sequence GTGACCTGCGAGAACTGTGGGGCGGCCGACGCGGTCGTGCATTTCATGCACATCGAGAAGAACGAGATGAGCACAATGCACCTCTGCGAGAAGTGCGCGGCCGAGAAGGGCGTCGACACGCAGCCCCCGCCGAGCAGCCTGGCGCTCTCCAGCCTGCTCGAACAGGTGGGCGAGGTGGCGGACCGCGAAAGTGCGGAGCTGGTGGGGCAGTGCGAGTTCTGTGGGCTCACGCTGGCCGATTTCCGGAAGTCGGGCCGCTTCGGCTGTCCCCACTGCTACGTCTCCTTCGAGTCCGGGCTGCGCAAGCTGCTCCGGCGTGTGCATGGCTCCTCCCGCCACGTCGGCAAGGTCTACCTGAGCCCCGGGGCGGCCTCCCCCGACCGGGAGCGCCGGCTGGAGCGTCTCCGCCTCAAACTGCAGCGTGCGGTCGACGGTGAGGACTTCGAGCGGGCCGCTCAGATCCGGGATCAGATCCGGGCGCTCGACGCCTCCTGA
- a CDS encoding protein arginine kinase, with protein sequence MDDLSFIPDAGLGWLDASGPHAEVVLSTRVRLARNLQGHCFGQRARPQDTRAVLERLAEATQGAVPLLDRASVLEIDRVEPRLRRVLQERRLISPHLLGGDEGPAAGAAVVLSAEEPFSIMLNEEDHLRVQAILSGLRLQQAWSLVDRLDDQLGAVVPYAFHPEFGFLTSCPTNVGTGLRASVLVHLPALVLTKEIGKVLEGLGQVGLTFRGLYGEGSEVVGNFFQVSNQTTLGQSEEELVDHLERMIGQVIQHELHARQVLLRDAPQVTADKLWRAYGLLRYARALSFEEMMNLMSGVRLGASLKLLPGLRVYTLNKIMIFTQAAHLEEAAGRELSAAECDAHRAAYVRRALATEGVSEAE encoded by the coding sequence ATGGACGACCTGTCCTTCATCCCGGACGCAGGCCTCGGCTGGCTGGACGCGAGCGGTCCGCACGCGGAAGTGGTCCTGTCCACCCGGGTGCGGTTGGCCCGGAATCTCCAGGGCCACTGTTTCGGACAAAGGGCCCGCCCCCAGGACACGCGGGCGGTCCTCGAGCGACTGGCCGAGGCGACCCAGGGGGCTGTCCCGCTCCTGGACCGGGCCTCCGTCCTGGAGATCGATCGGGTCGAGCCGCGGCTCCGGCGGGTGCTGCAGGAGCGGCGCCTGATCTCGCCCCACCTCCTGGGCGGGGACGAGGGTCCGGCGGCCGGGGCAGCGGTCGTGCTCTCCGCCGAAGAGCCCTTCAGCATCATGCTGAATGAGGAGGACCATCTCCGTGTCCAGGCGATACTTTCGGGGCTTCGTCTCCAGCAGGCTTGGAGCCTCGTGGACCGCCTGGACGACCAGTTGGGGGCCGTGGTCCCCTACGCGTTCCACCCCGAGTTCGGGTTCCTCACCAGCTGCCCCACCAACGTGGGGACCGGTCTCAGGGCCTCGGTCCTGGTGCACCTGCCGGCGTTGGTGCTCACCAAGGAGATCGGGAAGGTCCTGGAGGGCCTCGGCCAGGTCGGACTGACCTTCCGGGGCCTCTATGGGGAGGGGTCCGAGGTGGTCGGAAACTTCTTCCAGGTCTCCAACCAGACCACTCTGGGGCAGAGCGAGGAGGAGCTGGTCGACCACCTGGAGCGGATGATCGGTCAGGTCATCCAACACGAGCTCCACGCCCGCCAGGTGCTGCTCCGGGATGCCCCCCAGGTCACGGCTGACAAGCTGTGGCGGGCATACGGCTTGCTCCGCTATGCCCGGGCCCTTTCCTTCGAGGAAATGATGAACCTGATGAGCGGGGTTCGCCTGGGGGCCAGCCTGAAACTACTCCCAGGGCTCCGTGTATACACGCTCAATAAAATCATGATCTTCACCCAGGCCGCCCACCTCGAGGAGGCTGCCGGACGGGAGTTGTCGGCTGCGGAGTGTGACGCCCACCGGGCGGCGTACGTACGCAGGGCGCTGGCGACCGAAGGCGTCTCGGAGGCGGAATGA
- the lysS gene encoding lysine--tRNA ligase, translating into MEDLSQVLQHRRRKLEELIARGTAPFAYTFARTHTSTEAHGAFEAAERAGTLEGDDGPRVIVGGRLVNWRGHGKTAFAHLEDGAGRIQLYFRRDVMGEDPFAALDLLDVGDWVGVEGPTFRTRTGEVTVRVSECSLLTKALRPLPFGKVQTDEATGERITYSGFANQESRYRQRYADLAVHPDVRESFRARTRLVSELRRFLDDRDFLEVETPVLQPIYGGASARPFTTHHNALDATLYLRIADELYLKRLIAGGFERVYEISKDFRNEGIDRFHNPEFTMLEFYQAFADYNDMMNTVEDLFIHVAMALHGAPRVSYQGQEIRFDRPFARLRLTDALSEALGFDVRTASDETLVAEARRRGLSDLNGRGRVLDKLFGLLVQPSLVQPTFVTDHPVELSPLAKVHRSEPGLTERFELFVAGEEFANAFSELNDPLDQRSRFEDQMRLRESGDEEAQTLDEDYVRALEYGMPPTGGVGVGVDRMVMLFTDASSIRDVILFPTLRPEEGTDERPAAEAPADATATRP; encoded by the coding sequence ATGGAAGATCTCAGTCAGGTCTTGCAGCACCGGCGGCGCAAGCTGGAGGAGCTCATCGCGCGGGGCACGGCCCCCTTCGCCTATACGTTCGCGCGGACCCATACCAGCACCGAAGCCCATGGCGCCTTCGAAGCGGCGGAACGCGCCGGCACGCTGGAAGGAGACGACGGTCCGCGGGTGATCGTCGGTGGGCGCTTGGTCAATTGGCGGGGCCACGGCAAGACCGCGTTCGCCCATCTGGAGGACGGCGCCGGACGGATTCAGCTGTACTTCCGCCGTGACGTCATGGGGGAGGACCCGTTCGCGGCCCTCGATCTGCTCGACGTGGGAGACTGGGTGGGGGTGGAGGGGCCGACCTTCCGCACGCGCACCGGGGAGGTCACTGTCCGGGTGAGCGAGTGCTCGCTCCTCACCAAGGCGCTCAGGCCGCTCCCGTTCGGAAAGGTGCAGACCGACGAGGCCACGGGAGAGCGGATCACCTATTCCGGATTCGCCAATCAAGAGAGTCGCTACCGGCAGCGCTACGCAGACCTCGCCGTACATCCAGACGTGCGCGAGAGCTTCCGCGCACGCACCCGACTCGTCAGCGAGTTGCGGCGCTTTCTGGACGATCGCGACTTTCTCGAGGTCGAGACACCGGTCCTGCAACCGATCTACGGAGGCGCGTCGGCGCGGCCGTTCACGACGCACCACAATGCGCTGGATGCAACGCTCTACCTCCGCATCGCCGACGAGCTGTACCTGAAGCGGTTGATCGCAGGGGGATTCGAGCGCGTCTACGAGATCTCCAAGGATTTCCGCAACGAGGGCATCGATCGCTTTCACAATCCCGAGTTCACGATGCTGGAGTTCTACCAGGCATTCGCGGACTACAACGACATGATGAATACCGTGGAGGATCTCTTCATCCATGTCGCAATGGCGTTGCACGGCGCGCCGCGGGTGTCGTACCAAGGCCAGGAGATTCGCTTCGACCGTCCCTTCGCCCGCCTTCGCCTCACGGACGCCCTGAGCGAGGCGCTCGGCTTCGATGTCCGGACCGCCAGCGACGAGACCCTGGTGGCGGAGGCGCGCCGGCGCGGACTTTCGGACCTGAACGGGCGCGGGCGCGTGCTGGACAAGCTGTTCGGCCTCCTCGTGCAACCTTCTCTGGTCCAGCCGACCTTCGTGACGGACCACCCGGTGGAGCTGAGCCCCCTCGCCAAGGTCCACCGCTCCGAGCCCGGACTCACCGAGCGCTTCGAGCTCTTCGTGGCTGGGGAGGAGTTCGCCAACGCCTTCTCGGAGCTCAACGACCCTCTCGATCAGCGCTCCCGTTTCGAGGATCAGATGCGGCTGCGCGAGTCCGGGGACGAAGAGGCCCAGACCTTGGACGAGGACTACGTACGGGCGCTCGAGTACGGCATGCCTCCTACCGGTGGCGTGGGCGTAGGCGTCGACCGCATGGTGATGCTGTTTACCGATGCTTCGTCGATTCGGGACGTGATTCTCTTCCCGACGCTTCGCCCTGAGGAAGGGACGGACGAGAGGCCCGCAGCGGAAGCGCCCGCCGACGCAACAGCGACGCGGCCCTGA
- the prfB gene encoding peptide chain release factor 2 (programmed frameshift): MTNERYEQLETASERIGELRGYLDVDAKRVRIEELETEMARGDFWSNSERAREVIDEANRLKGWVEPWSDLSRRARDLLEMADLLEAEPDADLAQEWEREVEALDEGLAELELRTMLQGEDDHRDAILTIHPGAGGTESQDWAEMLQRMYVRWAERRGYAVSVLDLQPGEEAGIKGVTLEIKGDHVYGYLRAEKGVHRLVRISPFDAQARRHTSFASVFVYPLVEDEIEIEIDEADLRIDTFRASGAGGQHVNKTDSAIRITHEPTGIVVSCQQERSQHKNRATAMKMLRAALYQRAVEEREKEREALEATKTQIAWGNQIRSYVFQPYTMVNDHRTELKVGDVQRVMDGDLDPFIHAYLKRFGATPSTAV; encoded by the exons ATGACGAACGAGCGATACGAACAGCTGGAGACCGCGTCAGAGCGGATCGGCGAGCTCAGGGGGTATCTT GACGTCGATGCGAAGAGGGTGCGCATCGAAGAGCTCGAAACGGAGATGGCCCGCGGCGACTTCTGGAGCAATTCAGAGCGGGCTCGGGAAGTCATCGACGAGGCGAATCGCCTGAAGGGCTGGGTGGAGCCCTGGAGCGACCTCAGCCGCCGGGCCCGGGACCTCCTCGAGATGGCCGACCTCCTGGAGGCGGAGCCGGATGCGGATCTGGCTCAGGAGTGGGAGCGCGAGGTCGAGGCCTTGGACGAGGGGCTGGCCGAGCTCGAGCTTCGCACGATGCTCCAAGGCGAGGACGACCATCGGGACGCGATCCTGACCATTCATCCCGGGGCAGGGGGCACCGAGTCGCAGGACTGGGCCGAGATGCTCCAGCGCATGTATGTCCGCTGGGCCGAGCGCCGCGGGTACGCTGTCAGCGTCTTGGATCTGCAGCCGGGCGAGGAGGCGGGCATCAAAGGCGTCACGCTCGAGATCAAGGGGGACCACGTATACGGGTACCTGCGCGCGGAGAAGGGGGTGCATCGGCTCGTCCGCATCTCTCCCTTCGACGCACAGGCGCGACGGCACACTTCCTTCGCCAGCGTCTTCGTCTATCCGCTCGTCGAGGACGAGATCGAGATCGAGATCGACGAAGCCGACCTCCGCATCGACACGTTCCGGGCGTCGGGGGCGGGTGGTCAGCACGTGAACAAGACGGACTCCGCGATCCGCATCACGCACGAGCCGACCGGAATCGTCGTCTCTTGCCAGCAGGAGCGCTCCCAGCACAAGAATCGCGCGACGGCCATGAAGATGCTCCGCGCGGCGCTCTATCAGAGAGCAGTCGAAGAGCGCGAAAAGGAGCGCGAGGCCCTGGAGGCGACCAAGACTCAGATCGCTTGGGGCAACCAGATCCGGTCGTACGTGTTTCAGCCCTATACCATGGTCAACGACCACCGCACCGAGTTGAAGGTCGGAGACGTGCAGCGCGTGATGGACGGGGACCTCGATCCCTTCATCCACGCCTACCTCAAGCGGTTCGGGGCCACCCCCTCGACGGCAGTCTGA
- a CDS encoding ABC transporter ATP-binding protein translates to MNEAEGVAALEARELVKTYPLADGSELQVLRRVDLRVARGETVAIVGESGCGKTTLLHLLGLLDRPTHGSVAVGGHTVLEDSSGALAALRNRAIGFVFQFHHLLREFSALENAMMPALIAGRPESDARASALELLRWVGLGERLEHRPWQLSGGEQQRVAVARALVNDPDVLLADEPSGNLDERTSALLHDLLFRIRAERGTSMVVVTHNRDLAKRADRILKLSDGVLGLLEESAP, encoded by the coding sequence ATGAATGAGGCCGAGGGGGTCGCGGCACTCGAGGCCCGGGAGCTGGTCAAGACCTATCCCCTCGCGGACGGGAGCGAACTCCAGGTCCTACGACGGGTAGATCTCCGCGTCGCCCGGGGCGAGACCGTCGCTATCGTGGGGGAGAGCGGGTGTGGCAAGACAACGCTGCTCCACCTGCTCGGGCTTCTGGACCGACCCACCCACGGGAGCGTGGCCGTGGGCGGTCACACCGTGCTGGAGGATTCCTCCGGCGCGCTGGCGGCCCTCAGGAACCGAGCGATTGGTTTCGTGTTCCAGTTTCACCATCTCTTGCGGGAGTTCTCCGCGTTGGAGAACGCCATGATGCCGGCTCTGATCGCGGGGCGCCCGGAGTCCGATGCGCGCGCGAGCGCACTCGAACTCCTCCGCTGGGTCGGCCTGGGAGAGCGGCTGGAGCACAGGCCCTGGCAGCTGTCCGGGGGTGAGCAGCAGCGGGTGGCGGTGGCGCGTGCGCTGGTGAACGATCCGGATGTCCTGCTCGCCGACGAGCCCAGCGGCAATCTCGACGAGCGCACGAGCGCTCTATTGCACGATCTGTTGTTCCGCATCCGGGCGGAGCGGGGAACGTCGATGGTGGTGGTCACACACAACCGGGATCTCGCCAAGCGGGCGGATCGGATTCTCAAGCTGAGCGACGGGGTGCTGGGTCTCCTCGAGGAGAGCGCCCCGTGA
- a CDS encoding ATP-dependent Clp protease ATP-binding subunit, which translates to MNYNFTDRVRTVLSMAREAAIQLQHDYVGTEHILLGLIREGEGVAAAVLTKLSVDLEHVHERVEESVRKGKATIALGELPYTSRAKKVLEFAMQEARELSHSYVGTEHLLLGLLREEKGIAAQVLNSLGVTLEEARAETLKVLGSDVTPSEPPGLGGGPSGPTPKGEKKSKTPALDHFCRDLTDLAGQGTLDPTIGRHAEIERVIEILCRRKKNNPVLIGEPGVGKTAIVEGLAQLIAKGEVTEALKDHRVLALDMAAVIAGTKYRGQFEERLKAVMNEISQNQNVILFIDELHTLVGAGAAEGAIDASNMLKPALARGELQCIGASTLNEYRKYIEKDGALERRFQPVIVDPPAVEETVEILRGLRQRYEDHHRIVIPDEALVAAAKLSDRYITDRFLPDKAIDVIDEAGARARIASQVPPPEVEDLKEQLGKIAERKDSAIRDQDFERAAQLRDEERALQQQIREAQERWAEERQKHRPSIGMEEISFIVSRWTGIPVTRLQQAETERLVKMEDELHQRVVGQHDAIVAISRAIRRSRAGLKDPKKPIGSFIFSGPTGVGKTELARALAGFLFADDDALIRVDMSEYMEKFSVSRLIGAPPGYVGYEDSGTLTKAVRRRPYSVVLLDEIEKAHPDVFNILLQVLDEGHLTDNYGRVIDFKNTVIVMTSNLGARDISKGRALGFQDDEVKTSYDVMKEKVQQEIERAFNPEFLNRVDDVIVFHPLSKEEIAQIVHILLANLRERLADDEMTLRLTDAAVDFLVERGYDEKFGARPLRRAIQRYLEDPLSEKILLGEFSSGDEIEVGVDDSGEALSMRVASPQKT; encoded by the coding sequence ATGAACTACAACTTCACCGACCGGGTGCGGACGGTCCTCTCGATGGCTCGGGAGGCTGCGATCCAGCTCCAACACGACTATGTCGGCACCGAGCACATCCTCCTCGGCCTCATCCGCGAGGGCGAGGGAGTGGCTGCCGCGGTACTGACCAAGCTGAGCGTCGACCTCGAGCACGTGCACGAGCGGGTCGAGGAGTCGGTCCGCAAGGGGAAGGCGACCATCGCCCTGGGCGAGTTGCCCTATACGTCGCGTGCCAAGAAGGTCCTCGAGTTCGCGATGCAGGAAGCGCGCGAGCTCAGTCATTCCTACGTAGGAACCGAACACCTCCTCCTGGGCTTGCTCAGAGAGGAGAAGGGCATTGCCGCCCAGGTCCTGAACTCGCTGGGGGTGACCCTGGAAGAGGCGCGGGCCGAGACGCTGAAGGTGCTCGGCTCCGACGTCACTCCCTCCGAGCCCCCGGGGTTGGGGGGCGGTCCCAGCGGACCCACGCCCAAGGGCGAGAAGAAGTCCAAGACGCCCGCCCTCGATCACTTCTGCCGGGACCTCACCGATCTGGCCGGCCAGGGAACGCTGGACCCGACGATCGGACGGCACGCCGAGATCGAGCGCGTGATCGAGATCCTCTGCCGCCGCAAGAAGAACAACCCGGTCCTCATCGGAGAGCCGGGCGTGGGGAAGACCGCCATCGTGGAAGGGCTGGCCCAGCTCATCGCCAAGGGTGAGGTCACCGAAGCGCTGAAGGACCACCGCGTGCTGGCCCTGGACATGGCGGCCGTGATTGCCGGCACCAAGTACCGTGGACAGTTCGAAGAGCGGCTGAAAGCCGTGATGAACGAGATCTCGCAGAACCAGAACGTGATCCTGTTCATCGACGAGCTGCACACCCTGGTGGGTGCCGGTGCCGCGGAAGGTGCCATCGACGCATCCAACATGCTGAAGCCCGCTCTCGCACGGGGCGAGCTGCAGTGCATCGGGGCGTCCACCCTGAACGAGTACCGCAAGTACATCGAGAAGGACGGCGCTCTGGAGCGTCGCTTCCAGCCCGTGATCGTGGATCCGCCCGCAGTCGAGGAGACGGTGGAGATCCTTCGTGGTCTGAGGCAGCGCTACGAAGATCACCACCGCATCGTCATTCCCGACGAAGCGCTGGTGGCGGCCGCGAAGCTCTCGGACCGCTACATCACCGATCGGTTCCTGCCGGACAAGGCCATCGACGTGATCGATGAGGCAGGCGCCCGCGCGCGCATCGCCAGCCAGGTCCCGCCCCCGGAGGTCGAGGACCTCAAGGAGCAGTTGGGCAAAATCGCCGAGCGCAAGGACAGCGCGATCCGCGACCAGGACTTCGAACGGGCCGCCCAGCTTCGTGACGAAGAGCGGGCGCTGCAACAGCAAATCCGTGAGGCGCAGGAGCGTTGGGCGGAGGAACGCCAGAAGCACCGGCCCAGCATCGGCATGGAGGAGATCTCCTTCATCGTGAGCCGCTGGACGGGAATTCCGGTGACTCGGCTGCAGCAGGCCGAGACCGAACGTCTGGTGAAGATGGAGGACGAGCTTCACCAGCGCGTGGTCGGCCAGCACGACGCCATTGTCGCCATCTCGCGTGCCATTCGCCGCAGCCGCGCCGGCCTCAAGGACCCGAAGAAGCCCATCGGCTCCTTCATCTTCTCCGGCCCCACCGGCGTCGGGAAGACGGAGTTGGCGCGTGCGCTCGCCGGGTTCCTCTTCGCGGACGACGACGCGCTCATCCGCGTCGACATGAGCGAATACATGGAGAAGTTCTCGGTGTCGCGCCTGATCGGCGCGCCTCCGGGTTACGTGGGCTACGAGGACTCCGGAACGCTGACGAAGGCGGTGCGCAGGCGCCCCTACTCGGTGGTGTTGCTGGACGAGATCGAGAAGGCACACCCGGATGTCTTCAACATCCTGTTGCAGGTCCTGGACGAGGGTCACCTGACCGACAACTACGGACGCGTCATCGATTTCAAGAACACCGTGATCGTGATGACGTCCAATCTCGGGGCTCGCGATATCTCCAAGGGTCGCGCCCTGGGCTTCCAGGACGACGAGGTCAAGACGAGCTACGACGTCATGAAGGAGAAGGTGCAGCAGGAGATCGAGCGCGCCTTCAATCCCGAGTTCTTGAACCGCGTCGACGACGTGATCGTCTTCCACCCGCTCAGCAAGGAAGAGATCGCCCAGATCGTACACATCCTGCTCGCCAACCTGCGCGAGCGCCTGGCGGACGACGAGATGACGCTGCGGCTCACCGATGCCGCCGTGGACTTCCTGGTCGAGCGCGGGTACGACGAGAAGTTCGGGGCCCGGCCGCTCCGGCGGGCCATACAGCGCTACCTCGAGGATCCCCTCTCCGAGAAGATCCTCCTGGGCGAGTTCTCGAGCGGAGATGAGATCGAGGTGGGGGTGGACGACAGTGGGGAGGCCTTGAGCATGCGCGTCGCCTCGCCTCAGAAAACCTGA